The genomic window CGCGCTTTTCTGTGGATGTTCATGCGTGCGGATGGATGACCGATGGCCCGCCTGATCCCTGCCTCACCGCCGAAAGATGCGGTCGAAGGTGCCCCCATCGGCGAAGTGAACCGCATGGGCCTTCTCCCAACCCCCAAACGCGCCATCGACCGTGACCATCTCCACTTCCGCGAACTTTTCCGGGAGTGCGTCCAGCACCTCCTGCCGCCGCGGCCGGTAGAAGTGCCGGGCCGCCAGCGTCTGCCCTTCGACCGAATACAGGTACTCGAGGTAGGCCCGCGCCACGGCCTCGCTCCCTTTCCGCTGAACATTCCGGTCCACCCACGCCACCGAAGGTTCGGCAAGAATGCTCAGGGACGGCACGACGATCTCGAACTTGTCCGCCCCGTACTCCTTCCGCGCCAGGAACGCCTCGTTCTCCCAACTGATGAACACATCACCAATCTCCCGCTGGACGAAGGTCGTCGTCGCGCTGCGCGCCCCGGTGTCCAGCACCGGCGCGTTCCGGTACAGTTGCGCCACATAGTCCCGCACCCGCGCGTCGTCCCCCTTGAATTCCCGCTCGGCCCACGCCCACGCGGCCAGGTAGTTCCACCGCGCCCCCCCCGAGGTCTTCGGATTCGGCGTGACCACCGTCACTCCCTGCCGCACCAGATCGCCCCAGTCCCGGATGCCTTTCGGATTCCCGGTCCGCACCAGAAAGACAATTGTCGAGGTGTAGGGCGCGCTGTTGTCCGGCAGCCGCTTCTGCCAGTCCCGCGGCAGAAGCCGCGCCCGCTGCGCGATGCTGTCGATGTCGTGCGCCAGCGCCAGGGTCACCACGTCCGCCCGCAACCCATCCATCACCGACCGCGCCTGCCGGCCGGAACCGCCGTGGGATTGCTGTACGGTCACCCGGTCCCCGGTCCGCCCCGCCCAATGCTT from Verrucomicrobiia bacterium includes these protein-coding regions:
- a CDS encoding sulfate ABC transporter substrate-binding protein, with protein sequence MNPTNRNPRRWQVLFLLAILHTTAGVVARDITLLNVSYDPTREFYQEFNEAFAKHWAGRTGDRVTVQQSHGGSGRQARSVMDGLRADVVTLALAHDIDSIAQRARLLPRDWQKRLPDNSAPYTSTIVFLVRTGNPKGIRDWGDLVRQGVTVVTPNPKTSGGARWNYLAAWAWAEREFKGDDARVRDYVAQLYRNAPVLDTGARSATTTFVQREIGDVFISWENEAFLARKEYGADKFEIVVPSLSILAEPSVAWVDRNVQRKGSEAVARAYLEYLYSVEGQTLAARHFYRPRRQEVLDALPEKFAEVEMVTVDGAFGGWEKAHAVHFADGGTFDRIFRR